A single region of the Zootoca vivipara chromosome 2, rZooViv1.1, whole genome shotgun sequence genome encodes:
- the LOC118081072 gene encoding E3 ubiquitin-protein ligase TRIM39 isoform X2, which produces MAAVAVARALREELFCPICLDYFGDPVILSCEHNFCRACITTYWSGLGDSFFPCPQCRKRSRSGKLRPNAQLGKVAERAKELASLAELPGTSRGAPSPPPASSSPGAGLVCRQHQEPLKLFCLADEGLICVVCDRSKEHRSHAVVPVDEAAKDYKGRAEAEGQRTAHVFQQLRKTLQDRESHALQGLSEVASEVKKMQRENESKILQGAPLLRGLIVELEQMCQRPDTELLKDAGSLLKRCKNWNFPKWSPVSTTELEERIFHLSRKKTALWEHMTEMREIITLDPDSAHPNLAISADRRTVSRRDGFPAYLNTSRRFHPSFCVLGSEGFLSGRHHWLVDVKGRCGWALGVAQESVERKRPVVLQPEHGVWAVELGPYQLLPATPAIVAEPETPTRRILVSLDYEAGRVTFSDPCSSETLFTLRASFTEKLYPFFWLWSPDSSLTLCP; this is translated from the exons atgGCCGCCGTCGCCGTCGCCCGCGCCCTGCGGGAAGAGCTCTTCTGCCCGATCTGCCTGGATTACTTCGGCGATCCGGTGATCCTGAGCTGCGAGCACAACTTCTGCCGGGCGTGCATCACCACCTACTGGAGCGGCCTGGGCGACAGCTTTTTCCCCTGCCCGCAGTGCAGGAAGAGGTCCCGCTCCGGGAAGCTTCGGCCCAACGCGCAGCTGGGCAAAGTGGCCGAGAGGGCCAAGGAGCTGGCCTCGCTCGCCGAGCTCCCCGGCACCTCTCGGGGCGCGCCTTCCCCGCCGCCGGCCAGCAGCAGCCCAGGAGCGGGGCTGGTGTGCCGGCAGCACCAGGAGCCGCTGAAGTTGTTCTGCCTGGCGGACGAGGGTCTCATCTGCGTGGTCTGCGACAGATCCAAAGAGCACCGATCTCACGCGGTGGTCCCCGTGGACGAGGCAGCCAAGGACTACAAG GGTCGTGCGGAAGCCGAGGGGCAGAGAACTGCCCACGTGTTCCAGCAGTTAAGGAAGACCCTTCAGGACAGGGAGAGCCATGCCCTACAGGGGCTTTCGGAAGTGGCCAGCGAGGTGAAGAAAATGCAGCGGGAGAACGAGAGCAAGATCCTGCAGGGGGCGCCGCTTCTACGAGGGCTGATAGTTGAGCTGGAACAAATGTGTCAGCGGCCGGATACTGAGCTCCTCAAG GATGCTGGGAGCCTCTTGAAGAG GTGCAAAAACTGGAACTTTCCAAAATGGTCACCTGTGTCCACCACTGAATTGGAAGAGAGAATTTTCCATCTCTCTCGGAAGAAGACTGCCCTGTGGGAGCATATGACCGAGATGAGAG AGATCATCACCTTGGATCCCGATTCAGCTCATCCCAACCTGGCGATTTCAGCTGACCGGAGGACTGTGAGCCGCAGGGATGGCTTCCCAGCTTACCTCAACACTTCTAGAAGATTCCACCCCTCCTTCTGTGTGCTGGGCTCTGAGGGATTCTTGAGCGGCCGCCACCACTGGCTGGTAGATGTGAAAGGCCGCTGCGGTTGGGCCCTCGGTGTAGCTCAGGAATCTGTGGAAAGGAAGAGGCCCGTGGTACTTCAACCAGAACATGGGGTTTGGGCTGTGGAGTTGGGGCCCTACCAGCTCCTTCCTGCAACGCCAGCAATTGTGGCAGAGCCGGAGACCCCGACCCGCAGGATTCTGGTTAGCTTGGACTATGAGGCAGGGCGGGTGACCTTCTCCGACCCTTGTAGCTCAGAAACACTCTTCACTTTGAGGGCCTCCTTCACAGAGAAGCTTTACCCGTTCTTTTGGCTGTGGTCCCCTGACTCCTCTCTCACACTGTGTCCCTGA
- the LOC118080135 gene encoding mucin-19-like, producing the protein MLQNTAPIDEDIVTSEATFAITSKSFTTSHPSPNTIPQNHIGPALENDTATVGRVGRDTLMWESHISMSKAARSKSSSRDAPREVSRWGSSFKSKEAPENANSTASEDALSKGCVIKASCAEKKASATEETSTVLGNISTTGENFYKAPRNTAMDESNRETAVDVTPEISYTPTIALGDICNRKSLPAPADSNSITSGERAIGSSLFGDAFGTGDTAIAATAFGATMNTSGAQVTSSPEDYTTKVGDITSFCDELTSGANPVSEPGEISPTAFKETSLSSPENAAVFSEGGTTNLFGAENSVVTTAFSAASQPPPAVVFTNASLALDCNNTTAGPGDSPTNGNKTGTVSREANVSSSTAPTSRDTHKASTDGSFNTSGNIPTPVPLGAVTTDSGNSVTIPSEIDTSLGSITATCLDTATVNEPFFILPGNVTNVVGIIDTTTGMFKNMATIHGNIPAAIVVETITIANPSEETATMPSSGGVRETPLPRETASTESESSTVTPSSIHVHENANAAGYIGIRDCRDNAIRGDSVATAPENANQTELLASSSKGVNISSRENLGTSLKKTCGDTTAMAPFVESTPIPVGTKRTATPGNTLSNMAGNMATMIHGPTVVSGDAVSTTPDKDTTFRHKDSSDGLGDNATPGNDTATMCTEENCFLHDDAITTVSSKTFAASQDTTLNVPGSVTITTFSQDTTETELGKPSETIADKTAIASGNITTSHEKTASTGVIIPTNISRSEPAREATTRYTTITLDDQCALALQSTGVATPEEATVPRTSMVSREAATIHLENVTATATTSTASEDASITSADATASIGKNTIDIVSGDVSSAAQDRNLNASTIAGDSKAPSDATMAVPGVATPNPGSFTNSSLLSTVIENVAAEDTTTKDTPGSLLINTTKSRDTSSDTPEEMCYGDRVDSVYSETTTIRGHMPTPSLSFSAGTSIQEANTSPGDTTPAFSCTTKIPEGEHLVGTVNSVHNEMLLFLEQASGRKTTGSGRVIAEATAPSERNLTENAAGSSGDKIWIDTPGVVGTKKGTPGSSATSGTFKISEVTTTATSVFSVFATEDNNTIAMSVGTNFIPTTKFKEPTATNVSGDVSQTTILGGDAITITTTTMGATATVTSLRDSVMATQAFSEDITTVSRNRSTNILQDTPKLGEMVTSEDTAATTTSLRDIRIHCDVLTRGTSSSADTHILEETSDLAKIIPKDDLSNDLSDYRTIVTTNVSTSTSNTLSDTVSTPGNATSVFKITTSSDIIPTSRDVPATIVGARVQDQTTITEAPTVVPEIYSFATGENVTIAQTVTGDATIATVPQGRVTGNVTTINNPENVANITVSPGETDDDASNPWDRTTLALEEIVPTMKTPSLGNAINVTTPLREASAHSHSFPPTFSTLDSTLCGDATGHPGAVFIPNLDTIAILGDTSKIPETCLAFDNSITPTQLVDGTDLPVATEDKSTPRATPSIPTSEDLSIITVAPEEATTVPGWANANEYRGVIATPVPERTPTTSDVIALSSGDSTTGLSGSQDIITTATPSEDIIASTTGDNISFSESIAPSEGSVTSRQISMAAILEDTEIQRDTSGATSSLEETPVTEVRSISEMTLTCREGTNIAPETTLPEDPLLSPIATAITLSGGTILSHSETTSLGKSTDLNLSTISSADSIARTFTNPREEDPIFSRVISVPFSGGTGKETSTIGTTLAIPEAYTSKATPPPEESLVPGDPSVSEDTSTRAATFDTGKSSTSDANSVLEIHSSSEEAATTTTSRASFPGIIDATPCDSDRPGETLTSGKVTTIDVHGKIPSSRATTSPRETLVFQDNATSASGRPNTPKNIRNAPENSMAGVSIPVSGSHGAALDDLVTTTLDKSNDTHARESATIEGAQAISYRKRPEADTRSTPTGITMVPGESSTIPPAEAPGKTTDNTSESPMSTEQNSATVSGDPSAAPGLVLNANIGETNIATTGKTTDPTTRSVDPGLTPAICPGEVPDAATFGESVDTTAETHGHNLAAREVSLIDAPREVPKAGNATEATQRETPMVICETTTVTHRKISPAVPGKSPTSATSGVFPSIALGEIPSAVSEDAPMDSKGSPSAAPTENTPIAAPTCKKAPVVAPRGVTSASQGKSSIIKPVALLPYWSTLLISMLVILVLAVGFCMVIYYATFFIMVTYSTL; encoded by the exons ATGCTTCAGAACACAGCTCCCATTGACGAAGACATTGTTACCTCTGAAGCCACATTTGCCATAACATCCAAAAGCTTCACCACATCTCACCCTAGCCCAAACACCATACCTCAGAATCACATCGGCCCAGCCCTTGAGAATGATACTGCTACTGTTGGCCGTGTGGGGAGAGACACTTTGATGTGGGAAAGCCACATCAGCATGTCGAAAGCAGCTCGTAGCAAGTCATCTTCTAGAGATGCACCTAGAGAAGTCTCACGCTGGGGGTCCTCTTTCAAGTCCAAAGAGGCCCCAGAAAATGCTAATTCCACAGCTTCTGAAGATGCATTGAGCAAAGGATGTGTTATCAAGGCGAGCTGTGCTGAAAAGAAGGCATCTGCAACTGAGGAGACCAGCACAGTTCTTGGAAATATCTCTACCACGGGTGAAAATTTCTACAAAGCTCCTAGAAATACCGCTATGGATGAAAGCAACAGGGAAACTGCTGTCGACGTCACTCCTGAAATCAGCTACACTCCGACAATTGCCCTAGGAGATATTTGCAACAGGAAGTCACTTCCTGCTCCTGCAGATAGCAATAGCATCACTTCTGGAGAAAGGGCTATTGGTAGCTCATTATTTGGAGATGCCTTCGGTACTGGAGACACTGCAATTGCTGCCACTGCCTTTGGTGCCACTATGAATACCAGTGGTGCTCAAGTAACCTCAAGCCCTGAGGACTATACCACTAAAGTGGGTGACATCACCAGTTTCTGTGATGAGTTAACCAGTGGCGCTAACCCTGTTTCTGAGCCTGGAGAGATTTCACCCACCGCTTTTAAAGAAACGTCCCTCTCTAGTCCTGAAAACGCTGCGGTCTTCTCAGAGGGCGGCACTACCAACCTTTTCGGTGCAGAGAATTCAGTTGTCACTACAGCATTTTCAGCTGCTTCCCAACCACCTCCAGCTGTTGTCTTTACAAACGCCAGCCTCGCTCTTGATTGCAACAACACAACTGCTGGTCCTGGAGATAGTCCTACCAATGGAAACAAAACAGGAACTGTGTCTAGAGAAGCCAACGTTTCCTCTAGTACTGCTCCaacatccagagacacccacaaagcCTCCACAGATGGCAGTTTTAACACTTCTGGCAATATACCCACCCCTGTCCCTTTAGGGGCTGTCACAACAGACTCTGGGAACTCTGTCACCATTCCTAGTGAGATTGACACGTCCCTTGGGAGCATCACGGCCACTTGTTTAGACACTGCCACCGTTAACGAGCCTTTTTTCATTCTTCCTGGAAACGTGACCAACGTTGTCGGCATCATAGACACTACAACTGGTATGTTTAAAAACATGGCCACCATCCACGGAAATATACCAGCCGCTATTGTAGTAGAGACCATCACCATAGCCAACCCTTCTGAAGAAACTGCCACTATGCCGTCTTCTGGAGGTGTCAGGGAGACACCCCTTCCTAGAGAGACAGCGAGCACGGAGTCTGAAAGTTCAACCGTTACACCTAGCTCAATTCATGTCCATGAGAATGCTAATGCCGCTGGATATATTGGTATCAGAGATTGTCGAGATAACGCAATCAGGGGAGACAGCGTTGCAACTGCTCCAGAAAATGCCAACCAAACCGAACTCTTAGCTTCCTCTTCGAAGGGCGTCAACATCAGCTCGAGAGAGAACCTTGGCACCTCTCTGAAAAAGACCTGCGGAGATACCACTGCTATGGCTCCTTTCGTTGAAAGCACTCCCATTCCTGTTGGTACTAAAAGGACAGCAACTCCAGGAAACACACTCTCAAACATGGCTGGGAACATGGCCACCATGATCCATGGACCCACCGTTGTCTCTGGAGATGCCGTTAGCACCACCCCAGACAAGGACACCACCTTTAGACACAAGGACAGCAGTGATGGTCTTGGTGACAATGCCACCCCTGGGAATGACACAGCCACCATGTGCACAGAGGAAAACTGTTTTCTTCATGATGATGCTATCACCACTGTCTCCAGCAAAACCTTTGCTGCATCCCAAGATACCACCTTGAATGTTCCTGGATCTGTTACAATTACCACTTTCTCCCAGGACACCACTGAAACAGAACTTGGGAAACCCTCAGAAACTATAGCTGACAAAACCGCTATAGCTTCTGGTAACATCACCACTAGCCATGAAAAAACTGCTAGCACTGGTGTCATTATTCCTACAAATATTTCCAGGAGTGAACCTGCCAGAGAGGCCACTACTAGATACACAACCATCACACTGGATGACCAATGTGCTCTTGCTCTTCAGAGCACCGGTGTTGCAACTCCTGAAGAAGCCACCGTCCCAAGGACTTCTATGGTATCTAGAGAGGCAGCTACAATTCATTTAGAGAATGTCACTGCCACTGCGACCACCTCTACTGCTTCTGAGGACGCTTCTATCACCTCTGCAGATGCTACTGCCTCCATTGGAAAAAATACTATAGACATTGTTTCTGGAGATGTCTCCAGTGCAGCACAGGACAGAAATCTGAATGCCAGTACTATTGCTGGTGACAGCAAAGCCCCTTCAGATGCTACCATGGCTGTTCCTGGGGTTGCCACACCAAACCCTGGGTCTTTTACTAACAGTTCTTTGCTCTCCACAGTAATTGAAAATGTTGCTGCAGAAGACACTACCACCAAGGACACACCTGGCTCTTTGCTAATCAACACAACTAAGAGCAGAGACACCTCCTCTGACACTCCAGAGGAGATGTGCTATGGAGACAGAGTTGATTCTGTGTACAGTGAGACCACCACAATCAGGGGGCATATGCCTACCCCTAGTTTATCATTCTCAGCTGGAACTAGTATTCAAGAGGCCAACACAAGTCCAGGAGATACCACCCCTGCCTTTAGCTGCACCACCAAAATTCCAGAGGGTGAACACCTTGTGGGGACAGTTAACTCTGTGCACAATGAGATGCTCCTCTTCCTTGAGCAGGCATCCGGTAGGAAAACAACCGGCAGTGGACGTGTCATCGCTGAAGCCACCGCACCAAGTGAGAGGAACCTAACAGAAAATGCTGCTGGCTCCTCTGGAGACAAGATATGGATTGATACCCCTGGGGTGGTAGGAACCAAGAAAGGGACACCAGGCTCCAGTGCAACTAGCGGGACTTTTAAAATATCTGAAGTCACTACTACTGCTACCAGCGTTTTTTCTGTATTTGCTACTGAGGACAACAACACCATTGCAATGTCTGTAGGCACCAACTTCATTCCTACCACCAAATTCAAGGAACCTACTGCTACCAATGTCTCAGGAGATGTTTCTCAAACCACCATCCTTGGGGGAGATgctatcaccatcaccaccactacCATGGGAGCCACAGCCACAGTTACTTCCCTTAGAGATTCTGTCATGGCCACCCAGGCTTTTTCTGAAGATATTACCACTGTTTCTAGAAACAGATCTACTAACATCCTTCAGGATACCCCAAAACTGGGAGAAATGGTTACCTCAGAGgatactgctgctactactacttctCTCAGAGACATCAGAATTCATTGTGATGTCCTTACTCGGGGGACAAGTTCTTCTGCAGACACTCACATCCTTGAAGAAACCTCTGATCTAGCTAAGATTATTCCAAAAGATGATCTCAGCAATGACCTTTCTGATTACAGGACTATAGTTACAACAAATGTAAGCACTAGTACCAGCAATACCTTGAGCGATACTGTTTCTACTCCTGGTAATGCTACTTCTGTGTTCAAGATCACCACTAGCTCTGATATAATTCCAACTTCTAGGGATGTCCCAGCCACCATTGTAGGTGCCAGGGTCCAGGATCAGACCACAATCACTGAGGCTCCCACTGTTGTCCCTGAGATATACTCCTTTGCTACAGGAGAAAATGTCACCATCGCACAAACTGTCACTGGAGATGCCACCATAGCTACTGTCCCACAAGGCAGAGTCACCGGTAATGTCACCACCATCAATAATCCTGAAAATGTTGCCAATATAACAGTCAGCCCTGGAGAGACAGATGATGATGCTTCTAATCCATGGGACAGAACCACTTTGGCCCTTGAAGAAATAGTCCCCACAATGAAGACGCCTTCCTTGGGTAATGCAATCAATGTGACCACACCTCTAAGAGAAGCCAGTGCTCATTCACACAGCTTCCCTCCTACATTCAGCACTCTGGACAGCACTCTTTGTGGTGACGCCACTGGTCACCCAGGAGCAGTATTCATTCCAAACCTGGACACTATTGCCATACTAGGAGATACTTCTAAGATACCTGAGACATGCCTTGCCTTTGACAATTCCATCACTCCCACCCAATTGGTTGATGGTACTGACCTGCCTGTTGCCACTGAAGACAAATCTACCCCTAGAGCCACTCCCAGCATTCCCACTTCTGAAGACCTGAGCATCATCACTGTTGCCCCTGAAGAAGCTACCACAGTTCCTGGATGGGCAAATGCCAATGAATATAGAGGGGTTATTGCTACCCCTGTCCCTGAGCGTACCCCCACCACATCAGATGTCATTGCCCTTTCTTCTGGAGATAGTACCACAGGCCTCTCTGGTAGCCAGGACATAATCACCACTGCCACACCCTCTGAAGATATCATTGCCTCTACCACTGGAGATAATATTTCTTTCTCTGAAAGCATCGCCCCCTCTGAAGGGTCAGTTACTTCCAGGCAGATCAGCATGGCAGCTATTCTTGAAGACACTGAGATACAGAGAGATACCTCTGGGGCAACCAGTTCCCTTGAAGAGACACCTGTCACTGAGGTGCGTTCCATCTCCGAAATGACCCTTACTTGTAGAGAAGGCACCAACATCGCTCCTGAAACTACACTTCCAGAAGATCCCCTGTTGTCCCCTATTGCTACTGCCATCACTCTAAGCGGTGGGACCATCCTTTCCCATAGTGAGACTACATCTCTAGGGAAATCGACAGACCTAAACTTGAGTACCATCTCTTCAGCAGATTCCATCGCCAGGACTTTCACCAACCCAAGAGAGGAAGACCCTATTTTCTCCAGGGTAATATCTGTCCCTTTCTCTGGAGGCACTGGGAAAGAGACTTCCACTATTGGGACCACTCTTGCAATTCCTGAGGCTTATACTTCTAAGGCTACTCCTCCTCCTGAGGAGAGTCTCGTCCCTGGTGACCCCAGTGTTTCTGAAGATACCAGTACTAGGGCAGCCACATTTGACACTGGAAAGTCCTCCACATCCGACGCTAACAGTGTATTGGAAATACATTCCAGTTCAGAAGAAgcagctaccaccaccaccagccgTGCGTCTTTCCCTGGGATTATTGACGCCACACCTTGTGACAGTGATAGACCTGGTGAGACACTTACTTCTGGGAAAGTCACCACCATTGATGTCCATGGTAAGATACCCAGTTCCAGAGCTACCACTTCTCCTAGAGAGACGTTAGTATTTCAAGACAATGCCACCAGTGCTTCAGGACGCCCAAACACCCCTAAAAATATCAGAAATGCACCTGAAAATTCAATGGCCGGAGTCAGCATTCCTGTCTCTGGAAGCCACGGTGCTGCTCTAGATGATCTTGTGACCACCACACTTGACAAGTCCAATGACACCCACGCTAGAGAGTCTGCTACCATCGAAGGGGCCCAGGCTATCAGTTACAGAAAAAGACCTGAAGCCGATACTAGAAGCACACCTACAGGCATTACAATGGTCCCAGGAGAGTCTTCCACCATCCCTCCAGCAGAAGCACCTGGAAAGACCACGGACAACACTTCGGAGAGCCCTATGTCCACAGAACAGAACAGTGCGACTGTCTCTGGGGACCCCTCAGCTGCCCCAGGATTGGTCCTCAATGCCAACATCGGAGAGACTAATATTGCTACAACTGGAAAGACCACGGATCCCACCACTAGATCTGTGGATCCAGGTCTGACTCCAGCTATTTGTCCAGGAGAGGTGCCTGATGCTGCCACATTTGGAGAAAGTGTTGACACCACTGCAGAAACTCATGGACACAACTTGGCTGCCCGGGAAGTGTCTCTTATTGATGCCCCAAGAGAAGTTCCCAAAGCTGGAAATGCCACTGAAGCCACCCAAAGGGAGACCCCCATGGTCATATGTGAAACCACCACAGTTACTCACAGGAAAATCTCACCCGCGGTCCCTGGGAAGAGCCCCACCTCTGCCACCTCTGGAGTATTCCCTTCCATCGCTCTTGGTGAGATTCCATCCGCTGTCTCTGAAGATGCTCCCATGGACTCTAAAGGGAGCCCTTCTGCTGCACCTACAGAGAACACTCCCATTGCTGCCCCTACCTGCAAAAAGGCTCCTGTGGTTGCCCCCAGAGGGGTTACCTCTGCTTCCCAAGGAAAATCCAGCATTATCAAGCCCG TGGCCCTTCTGCCATATTGGTCCACCCTGCTCATCAGCATGCTGGTCATCCTGGTATTGGCTGTTGGATTTTGCATG gTCATCTATTATGCAACGTTCTTCATCATGGTCACCTACTCAACATTGTAA
- the LOC118081072 gene encoding E3 ubiquitin-protein ligase TRIM7 isoform X1, translated as MAAVAVARALREELFCPICLDYFGDPVILSCEHNFCRACITTYWSGLGDSFFPCPQCRKRSRSGKLRPNAQLGKVAERAKELASLAELPGTSRGAPSPPPASSSPGAGLVCRQHQEPLKLFCLADEGLICVVCDRSKEHRSHAVVPVDEAAKDYKAQFQHHLALLKSERDSREVLAMNQGKRLEMLLGRAEAEGQRTAHVFQQLRKTLQDRESHALQGLSEVASEVKKMQRENESKILQGAPLLRGLIVELEQMCQRPDTELLKDAGSLLKRCKNWNFPKWSPVSTTELEERIFHLSRKKTALWEHMTEMREIITLDPDSAHPNLAISADRRTVSRRDGFPAYLNTSRRFHPSFCVLGSEGFLSGRHHWLVDVKGRCGWALGVAQESVERKRPVVLQPEHGVWAVELGPYQLLPATPAIVAEPETPTRRILVSLDYEAGRVTFSDPCSSETLFTLRASFTEKLYPFFWLWSPDSSLTLCP; from the exons atgGCCGCCGTCGCCGTCGCCCGCGCCCTGCGGGAAGAGCTCTTCTGCCCGATCTGCCTGGATTACTTCGGCGATCCGGTGATCCTGAGCTGCGAGCACAACTTCTGCCGGGCGTGCATCACCACCTACTGGAGCGGCCTGGGCGACAGCTTTTTCCCCTGCCCGCAGTGCAGGAAGAGGTCCCGCTCCGGGAAGCTTCGGCCCAACGCGCAGCTGGGCAAAGTGGCCGAGAGGGCCAAGGAGCTGGCCTCGCTCGCCGAGCTCCCCGGCACCTCTCGGGGCGCGCCTTCCCCGCCGCCGGCCAGCAGCAGCCCAGGAGCGGGGCTGGTGTGCCGGCAGCACCAGGAGCCGCTGAAGTTGTTCTGCCTGGCGGACGAGGGTCTCATCTGCGTGGTCTGCGACAGATCCAAAGAGCACCGATCTCACGCGGTGGTCCCCGTGGACGAGGCAGCCAAGGACTACAAG GCCCAGTTTCAACACCACCTGGCCTTGTTGAAAAGCGAGAGGGACAGCAGGGAGGTCCTCGCAATGAACCAAGGGAAAAGGCTAGAGATGTTGCTG GGTCGTGCGGAAGCCGAGGGGCAGAGAACTGCCCACGTGTTCCAGCAGTTAAGGAAGACCCTTCAGGACAGGGAGAGCCATGCCCTACAGGGGCTTTCGGAAGTGGCCAGCGAGGTGAAGAAAATGCAGCGGGAGAACGAGAGCAAGATCCTGCAGGGGGCGCCGCTTCTACGAGGGCTGATAGTTGAGCTGGAACAAATGTGTCAGCGGCCGGATACTGAGCTCCTCAAG GATGCTGGGAGCCTCTTGAAGAG GTGCAAAAACTGGAACTTTCCAAAATGGTCACCTGTGTCCACCACTGAATTGGAAGAGAGAATTTTCCATCTCTCTCGGAAGAAGACTGCCCTGTGGGAGCATATGACCGAGATGAGAG AGATCATCACCTTGGATCCCGATTCAGCTCATCCCAACCTGGCGATTTCAGCTGACCGGAGGACTGTGAGCCGCAGGGATGGCTTCCCAGCTTACCTCAACACTTCTAGAAGATTCCACCCCTCCTTCTGTGTGCTGGGCTCTGAGGGATTCTTGAGCGGCCGCCACCACTGGCTGGTAGATGTGAAAGGCCGCTGCGGTTGGGCCCTCGGTGTAGCTCAGGAATCTGTGGAAAGGAAGAGGCCCGTGGTACTTCAACCAGAACATGGGGTTTGGGCTGTGGAGTTGGGGCCCTACCAGCTCCTTCCTGCAACGCCAGCAATTGTGGCAGAGCCGGAGACCCCGACCCGCAGGATTCTGGTTAGCTTGGACTATGAGGCAGGGCGGGTGACCTTCTCCGACCCTTGTAGCTCAGAAACACTCTTCACTTTGAGGGCCTCCTTCACAGAGAAGCTTTACCCGTTCTTTTGGCTGTGGTCCCCTGACTCCTCTCTCACACTGTGTCCCTGA